The proteins below are encoded in one region of Flavobacterium sp. IMCC34852:
- a CDS encoding DUF2279 domain-containing protein, producing the protein MKKQHYIVLFFCCSSLLWAQNGIEHFLKPSDTLNTNRLKTLVISEVAIGATALIGLNQVWYADYPRSDFHFINDNAEWLQMDKAGHVFSAYHLGSFGANALKWSGSSRKSQLLYGSTLGLAFLTTVEVFDGYSANWGASLGDVIANVSGTALFVSQDLLWKEQRIVPKFSFHTTPYATARPTVLGSTLSEQILKDYNGQTYWLSANIYSFAKTSKIPKWLNIAIGYGAEGMITGNEEFVNTIFLPESKRYRQFYLSLDVDLTKIETKSHFVKTILTIFNTIKIPAPTFEIKGCGGSKLHLIYF; encoded by the coding sequence TTGAAAAAGCAGCATTACATAGTTCTGTTTTTCTGCTGCTCGAGTTTACTTTGGGCACAAAACGGTATAGAACATTTTTTAAAACCTTCGGATACTTTAAATACAAACCGACTCAAAACTCTTGTCATATCTGAAGTAGCAATTGGCGCAACTGCTTTAATTGGTTTAAACCAAGTTTGGTACGCTGATTATCCGCGTTCTGATTTTCACTTTATCAATGACAATGCCGAATGGCTACAAATGGACAAAGCCGGACATGTTTTTTCGGCATATCATTTGGGTAGTTTTGGTGCCAATGCTTTGAAATGGAGCGGTTCAAGCCGAAAAAGTCAACTGCTTTATGGCTCCACATTGGGCTTGGCTTTCTTGACTACGGTGGAGGTTTTCGACGGTTATTCTGCGAATTGGGGTGCGTCTTTGGGTGACGTGATTGCCAATGTATCCGGAACGGCTTTGTTTGTTTCTCAGGATTTGCTTTGGAAAGAACAACGAATTGTCCCCAAATTTTCTTTTCACACTACACCTTATGCCACTGCTCGGCCTACTGTTTTGGGCAGTACATTATCTGAGCAAATTCTGAAAGATTACAACGGACAAACCTATTGGCTTTCGGCTAATATTTATTCTTTTGCCAAGACTTCCAAAATTCCGAAATGGCTCAATATTGCTATCGGTTATGGTGCCGAAGGAATGATTACCGGCAATGAAGAATTTGTCAATACTATTTTTCTGCCGGAAAGCAAAAGATACCGTCAATTTTACCTCAGTCTCGACGTTGATTTGACGAAAATTGAAACGAAATCCCATTTTGTTAAGACGATTTTAACAATTTTCAATACAATCAAAATTCCGGCTCCAACGTTTGAAATCAAGGGTTGCGGCGGTTCGAAGTTGCACTTAATCTACTTTTAG
- the mltG gene encoding endolytic transglycosylase MltG, with product MNKSKIFKILAAVGLIVVLFIYIKFFTANTNFDKEEIFVEIPTDSKYEDVQRILSPYVKNMSDFELMANLRSYPENVKAGRFLLKKGMSAFQLVATMRRNVPVKLAFNNQERLENLCERISAQIEPDTTKLLSTFRDSAFLQKNGFTKENVFAMFLPNTYEFYWNISAEKFRDKMLEEYNRFWTKERIAKAAELNLTPVQVITLASIVHKETVKKSERPTVAGVYLNRLRDGMKLQADPTVIYALKLRDNDFDQIIKRVLYNDLFIASPYNTYQNLGLPPGPIAMPDIDAIDAVLTPENHNYLYFCASVERFGYHEFAATMEQHNVNAKKYADWLNAQGTKR from the coding sequence TTGAACAAAAGTAAAATCTTTAAAATTTTAGCTGCTGTTGGTTTAATAGTAGTATTGTTTATTTATATCAAATTCTTTACGGCCAATACCAATTTCGATAAAGAAGAAATTTTTGTTGAAATTCCGACCGATTCTAAATATGAAGATGTGCAGCGAATCCTTTCGCCTTATGTAAAAAACATGAGTGATTTTGAGCTTATGGCTAATCTTCGTTCTTACCCTGAAAATGTCAAAGCCGGAAGGTTTTTGTTGAAGAAAGGGATGAGTGCTTTTCAATTGGTAGCCACCATGCGAAGAAATGTTCCGGTGAAATTGGCTTTCAATAATCAAGAAAGATTAGAAAATCTTTGCGAGCGAATCAGTGCTCAAATAGAACCTGATACTACAAAATTATTGTCGACTTTCCGAGATTCAGCTTTTTTGCAGAAAAACGGTTTTACTAAAGAAAATGTTTTTGCCATGTTTTTGCCCAATACTTATGAGTTTTATTGGAACATTTCAGCTGAAAAATTTAGAGACAAAATGTTGGAAGAATACAATCGATTTTGGACCAAAGAACGAATCGCTAAAGCAGCTGAATTGAATTTGACTCCGGTGCAAGTAATTACTTTGGCCTCCATCGTTCACAAAGAAACCGTAAAGAAAAGCGAACGGCCAACCGTTGCCGGTGTTTATTTAAATCGTCTCAGAGACGGAATGAAATTACAAGCAGATCCAACGGTGATTTATGCCTTGAAATTGAGAGACAATGATTTTGATCAAATAATCAAAAGGGTTCTATATAACGATTTGTTTATTGCTTCGCCTTACAATACTTATCAAAATTTAGGTTTGCCACCAGGACCAATTGCCATGCCTGATATTGATGCTATTGATGCGGTTTTAACTCCCGAAAACCACAATTATCTTTACTTCTGCGCCAGTGTGGAACGTTTTGGTTACCACGAATTTGCCGCTACTATGGAACAGCACAATGTTAATGCCAAGAAATATGCTGATTGGCTTAATGCGCAAGGGACCAAACGTTAA
- a CDS encoding GNAT family N-acetyltransferase: MVTLKGNTIYLRALEPEDLEFIYHIENDESIWEVSNTQTPYSKFLIRQYLENAHQDIYEAKQLRLAICKNETTEAIGLIDLFDFDPKNKRAGVGIIIQNETDRKSGFGKEALGLVINYAFQQLQLHQLFANIGTENTASIALFTTFGFEKIGVKKDWNFANNRFQDEALFQLIKK, encoded by the coding sequence ATGGTAACACTGAAAGGAAATACCATTTACTTACGCGCACTCGAACCCGAAGATTTAGAGTTTATCTATCATATAGAAAATGATGAGTCTATTTGGGAAGTCAGCAACACGCAAACGCCTTACAGCAAGTTTCTCATTCGTCAATATCTCGAAAATGCGCACCAGGACATTTATGAAGCCAAACAATTGCGCTTAGCCATTTGTAAAAATGAAACCACTGAAGCCATTGGTTTGATTGATTTATTTGATTTTGACCCCAAAAATAAACGTGCAGGTGTTGGGATTATTATCCAAAATGAAACTGATAGAAAAAGTGGATTTGGGAAAGAAGCTTTGGGTTTAGTGATTAATTATGCTTTTCAGCAGTTGCAATTGCACCAGTTGTTTGCAAATATTGGCACGGAAAATACAGCGAGTATAGCACTTTTTACTACATTTGGATTTGAAAAAATAGGCGTCAAAAAAGATTGGAATTTCGCTAACAATCGCTTTCAAGATGAAGCTCTTTTTCAATTAATTAAAAAATAA
- the dapF gene encoding diaminopimelate epimerase, producing the protein MKITFNKYEGTGNDFVMIDNRNGFFPKNNTKLIEKLCDRRFGIGGDGLILLESDNDTDFRMVYYNSDGNESSMCGNGGRCLVAFAKSLNVIQNDTDFIATDGPHHASIFENGTVSLGMKEVDFVKAESDYVFLNTGSPHHVMMVEDLENYDVKTIGAQIRYSDLYGKPGTNVNFVKQIADNHFALRTYERGVEDETLSCGTGATAVAIAMHAIGKTRAHHIYLDVQGGKLEVSFVKEGNKYTNVYLKGPATFVFEGEMEW; encoded by the coding sequence ATGAAAATCACTTTTAACAAATACGAAGGCACCGGGAACGACTTTGTCATGATTGACAATCGCAATGGCTTTTTCCCAAAAAACAACACCAAACTCATCGAAAAATTATGCGACCGACGCTTTGGTATCGGTGGCGACGGATTGATCTTATTGGAGAGTGACAATGATACTGATTTCAGAATGGTGTATTATAACTCCGATGGTAACGAAAGTTCAATGTGTGGTAACGGCGGCAGGTGTTTGGTGGCTTTCGCCAAAAGTTTAAATGTGATTCAAAATGATACCGATTTTATTGCTACTGATGGTCCGCACCATGCCTCCATTTTTGAAAACGGGACGGTTTCGCTTGGCATGAAAGAAGTAGATTTTGTAAAAGCAGAAAGTGACTATGTTTTCCTCAATACCGGTTCGCCACATCACGTGATGATGGTGGAAGACTTGGAAAATTATGATGTCAAAACTATCGGCGCTCAAATTCGCTATTCCGACTTGTACGGTAAACCGGGAACTAATGTGAATTTTGTAAAACAAATTGCGGATAATCATTTTGCCTTACGAACTTACGAGCGCGGTGTTGAAGATGAAACGTTATCCTGCGGAACAGGAGCAACAGCAGTAGCTATTGCCATGCATGCCATTGGGAAAACAAGAGCACATCATATTTATCTGGATGTTCAAGGCGGAAAGCTCGAAGTTTCTTTTGTTAAGGAAGGGAATAAATATACTAATGTTTATCTCAAAGGTCCGGCCACTTTTGTATTTGAAGGCGAAATGGAATGGTAA
- a CDS encoding S1C family serine protease, which translates to MKRLSSLFLVSLLSGATTLGAYKLFIEEKSNRDSIVTLASGNNNRTVGLSAEAIDFTAAAENAVHTVVHVKNVTVRTVYNPIMEFVYGQRGGQQQEQIGTGSGVIISEDGYIVTNNHVIKDATELEVTLNNNKSYKAKLIGTDSKMDIALLKINADEKLPYSAFADSDQVKVGEWVLAVGNPYNLNSTVTAGIVSAKARNLDNRNGIQSFIQTDAAVNPGNSGGALVNTRGELIGINTMISSPTGSYAGYSFAVPSNIARKIIEDIMEFGGVQRGILGVEGNELNSKASTELGIKDTEGFYISKVTKNSGAEKAGLKSGDVIKKIDSQKISSFAELTGYINTKRPNDKVLVTFLRDGETKTASVTLIKNDIFTTEFKGLELENINAADKKKYRIDYGVRIKEINNENLKPYYDQLKGNIILSVDNVKATDVETISGFLNKKDENQSVSIQMINRMGQVIQVII; encoded by the coding sequence ATGAAAAGACTATCCAGTTTATTTTTGGTTTCTTTATTGAGTGGCGCCACCACTTTGGGTGCATACAAATTATTTATAGAAGAGAAAAGCAATCGCGATTCAATCGTAACTTTAGCTTCGGGCAACAATAATCGAACTGTTGGCTTATCTGCTGAAGCCATTGACTTCACCGCAGCAGCTGAAAATGCTGTACACACTGTGGTTCACGTAAAAAATGTGACCGTAAGAACCGTTTATAATCCAATCATGGAATTTGTTTATGGGCAACGCGGTGGCCAACAACAAGAGCAAATTGGCACCGGCTCTGGCGTAATCATCTCAGAAGACGGTTATATCGTAACCAACAATCACGTGATTAAAGACGCAACTGAGTTGGAAGTAACCCTAAACAACAACAAATCCTATAAAGCCAAACTCATCGGAACCGATTCTAAAATGGACATTGCCTTGTTAAAAATCAACGCAGATGAAAAATTACCTTATTCTGCTTTTGCCGATTCAGACCAAGTTAAGGTGGGAGAATGGGTTTTGGCTGTTGGAAATCCGTATAATTTAAATTCAACTGTGACAGCCGGAATTGTCTCTGCCAAAGCCAGGAATTTAGATAACCGAAATGGAATACAATCCTTTATCCAAACCGACGCCGCGGTGAATCCCGGAAACAGCGGTGGTGCTTTGGTCAATACTCGTGGCGAATTAATCGGAATCAACACTATGATTTCTTCTCCAACCGGAAGTTATGCCGGATATTCTTTTGCGGTTCCGTCCAATATAGCTCGTAAAATCATTGAAGACATTATGGAATTTGGTGGTGTTCAACGCGGTATTTTGGGCGTGGAAGGCAACGAGCTGAACAGTAAAGCTTCTACAGAGCTAGGCATCAAAGACACTGAAGGATTCTATATTAGTAAGGTAACTAAAAACTCCGGTGCTGAAAAAGCCGGTTTGAAAAGTGGTGATGTTATTAAAAAAATAGACTCTCAAAAAATCAGTTCGTTTGCCGAATTAACCGGTTACATTAACACCAAGAGACCAAACGATAAAGTACTTGTGACTTTCTTAAGAGATGGCGAAACCAAAACCGCTTCAGTTACATTAATTAAAAATGACATTTTTACGACAGAATTCAAAGGATTAGAGTTGGAAAACATTAATGCAGCCGATAAAAAGAAATACCGAATTGATTATGGTGTTCGCATTAAAGAAATCAACAACGAAAATCTGAAGCCTTATTATGATCAATTGAAAGGCAATATCATACTTTCTGTAGATAATGTGAAAGCTACAGATGTTGAGACTATTTCCGGATTTTTAAACAAAAAAGACGAAAATCAAAGTGTCAGCATTCAAATGATTAACCGAATGGGACAAGTGATTCAAGTCATCATATAA
- a CDS encoding glyceraldehyde-3-phosphate dehydrogenase: MNSNTLYEKELSFQADRRKAGVEFIKIISDLWYDKSIELVLFRNQLIDRNVSDIINLHEYAGEFVQKPINVFDSVEIARAILNLDLPPSRIDIGKLTYEYHLEDNKYHDAKAFVIDKLRNAKEFKNIKPKDVVLYGFGRIGRLLAREMMSKIGKGQQLRLRAIVTRDRNDASSLEKRASLLRYDSVHGDFEGSVQADVENNALIINGTTVHIITAGSPEEIDYTQYGIEDALVIDNTGAFTTEEALKRHLVSKGVEKVLLTAPGKGVPNIVYGVNHNDHNPETVDIFSAASCTTNAITPILQAVEETLGVVKGHLETIHAYTNDQNLVDNMHKKYRRGRAAALNMVITETGAGSAVAKALPSLAGKLTSNAIRVPVPNGSLVVLNLEVGKETSIEEVNNIMKKYALEGELVEQIKYSLNNELVSSDIVGTSAPSIFDSNATIVSGDGKNIVLYVWYDNEYGYSHQVIRLAKYIAKVRRYTYY; encoded by the coding sequence ATGAACAGTAACACTTTATACGAGAAGGAATTATCATTTCAAGCCGACAGGCGAAAGGCCGGTGTAGAATTTATCAAAATCATTAGCGATTTATGGTATGACAAATCTATCGAACTGGTTCTTTTCAGAAACCAATTAATTGATAGAAATGTAAGCGATATTATCAATTTACATGAATACGCCGGTGAATTTGTTCAAAAGCCCATCAATGTTTTTGATTCAGTAGAAATTGCTCGAGCGATTCTGAATTTAGATTTACCACCATCACGTATTGACATTGGCAAACTAACTTATGAGTATCATTTAGAAGACAACAAATACCATGATGCGAAAGCGTTTGTAATTGACAAATTGAGAAATGCCAAAGAGTTTAAAAATATCAAACCTAAAGATGTGGTTTTATATGGTTTTGGTAGAATTGGCCGTTTGTTAGCGCGCGAAATGATGAGCAAAATTGGTAAAGGACAACAATTGCGTCTTCGAGCGATTGTTACTCGTGACCGAAATGATGCTTCATCCTTAGAAAAAAGAGCTTCTTTATTGCGCTATGATTCAGTTCATGGGGATTTTGAAGGTTCTGTTCAAGCCGATGTTGAAAATAATGCTTTAATTATCAATGGAACTACGGTTCACATTATCACCGCCGGTTCTCCGGAAGAAATTGATTATACCCAATACGGCATCGAAGATGCTTTAGTCATTGACAATACGGGTGCTTTTACTACAGAAGAAGCACTTAAAAGACACTTGGTTTCTAAAGGAGTTGAAAAAGTATTACTAACTGCACCCGGAAAAGGCGTTCCTAACATCGTTTATGGTGTAAACCACAACGATCACAATCCTGAAACAGTAGATATTTTCTCGGCAGCTTCTTGTACTACCAATGCCATCACTCCTATTTTACAAGCTGTTGAAGAAACTCTAGGTGTTGTAAAAGGTCATTTAGAAACCATTCATGCTTACACCAATGATCAGAATTTGGTAGATAACATGCACAAAAAATACCGTCGTGGTCGTGCGGCAGCTTTAAACATGGTAATCACTGAAACCGGCGCCGGAAGTGCGGTTGCAAAAGCCTTACCAAGTTTGGCCGGAAAATTAACTTCGAATGCCATCCGTGTTCCTGTTCCTAATGGTTCTTTGGTGGTTTTGAATTTAGAAGTGGGCAAAGAAACTTCTATTGAAGAAGTGAACAACATCATGAAAAAATATGCCTTAGAAGGTGAATTGGTAGAACAAATCAAATATTCTTTGAATAACGAATTGGTTTCTTCGGATATCGTAGGCACGTCGGCACCTTCTATTTTCGACAGCAATGCTACGATTGTTTCAGGCGATGGTAAAAACATAGTACTTTATGTTTGGTATGATAATGAATACGGCTATAGTCATCAGGTTATTCGTTTGGCTAAATATATTGCCAAAGTAAGACGTTATACTTATTATTAA